The following coding sequences are from one Arachis hypogaea cultivar Tifrunner chromosome 7, arahy.Tifrunner.gnm2.J5K5, whole genome shotgun sequence window:
- the LOC112702103 gene encoding uncharacterized protein isoform X1: protein MDSFNEGHQSSSFRYNPNLNMANHAADDDNEEEDEAGEFSGVLEIFVHHARNIHNICIYDNQDVYAKFSFTYNPDETSSTRIINGGGKNPTFNENLRMKISNVDDAVLKCEIWMFSRARNHLEDQLLGFSLVPISQVLIGKGKVTQDYSLSSTDLFHSPAGTVQLTLSLDTNNSNFDLISSESAKTSSISSEVVLLDRKVTEVMVDPVEYSRIVFPDIGVAKENQEMATDYFNSCSSRGLLLPFLRLGASNDCEMNPVSPNESIHQNSGFLSSTTTSLSDDRDRNSSADSIQKKNNSCNVSISVIEGSISNSPDTPTSKKEGESIDEKESEKSDDSEKKVGKFGQVFSAPLGNMNMNMNLEAEQSAMQKQIVDMYMRSMQQFTESLARMKLPMEIDKSERKDQDCGDVIQNHESSNNNNIISEIDDVSNNSKKKKDGSRVFYGSRAFF, encoded by the coding sequence ATGGATTCATTCAATGAAGGTCATCAAAGTAGCAGCTTCAGGTACAATCCGAATTTGAACATGGCGAATCATGCGGCCGACGATGATAACGAAGAAGAAGATGAGGCTGGTGAGTTCTCTGGGGTTTTAGAGATCTTTGTTCACCATGCAAGAAACATTCACAACATATGCATCTATGATAACCAAGATGTGTATGCAAAATTCTCTTTCACATACAACCCTGATGAGACTTCATCCACAAGAATCATCAATGGAGGTGGAAAGAATCCAACATTCAATGAGAATCTAAGGATGAAGATCTCCAATGTTGATGATGCAGTTCTAAAGTGTGAGATTTGGATGTTTAGTAGAGCAAGGAATCACTTGGAGGATCAGCTTCTTGGATTCTCTTTGGTTCCAATTTCTCAAGTTCTTATTGGAAAAGGAAAAGTGACTCAAGATTATAGCCTCTCTTCCACTGATCTTTTCCATTCACCTGCTGGAACAGTTCAATTGACACTCTCCTTAGACACAAACAATTCTAATTTTGATTTGATATCATCCGAATCTGCGAAAACCTCTTCAATTTCTTCAGAAGTGGTGTTGCTTGACAGAAAAGTAACAGAGGTTATGGTTGATCCGGTTGAGTATTCGAGGATTGTGTTTCCTGATATTGGCGTGGCGAAGGAGAATCAAGAAATGGCAACTGATTACTTCAATTCTTGCTCTTCTAGAGGGCTGCTACTGCCATTCCTTCGTCTCGGCGCATCCAATGACTGTGAAATGAATCCTGTTTCTCCAAATGagagtattcatcagaactcaGGTTTCTTAAGCTCCACAACTACAAGCCTAAGTGATGATAGAGATAGAAACTCGTCCGCAGATTCGATTCAGAAAAAGAATAATTCTTGCAATGTTTCAATCAGTGTTATAGAAGGCAGTATTAGTAACTCTCCAGATACACCAACTTCCAAGAAAGAAGGCGAATCCATAGACGAAAAAGAAAGCGAAAAGAGTGATGATAGTGAGAAGAAAGTTGGGAAATTTGGTCAAGTTTTTTCAGCTCCATTAGGGAACATGAACATGAATATGAATTTGGAAGCTGAACAATCTGCAATGCAGAAACAAATAGTGGATATGTATATGAGAAGCATGCAACAATTCACAGAATCCTTAGCAAGAATGAAGCTACCTATGGAAATTGACAAATCTGAAAGAAAAGATCAAGATTGTGGTGATGTGATTCAGAATCATGAAAGCAGCAATAACAACAACATCATATCAGAAATTGATGATGTTAGTAATAATAGTAAGAAGAAAAAAGATGGATCAAGAGTGTTTTATGGTAGCAGGGCATTCTTCTAA
- the LOC112702103 gene encoding uncharacterized protein isoform X2 translates to MANHAADDDNEEEDEAGEFSGVLEIFVHHARNIHNICIYDNQDVYAKFSFTYNPDETSSTRIINGGGKNPTFNENLRMKISNVDDAVLKCEIWMFSRARNHLEDQLLGFSLVPISQVLIGKGKVTQDYSLSSTDLFHSPAGTVQLTLSLDTNNSNFDLISSESAKTSSISSEVVLLDRKVTEVMVDPVEYSRIVFPDIGVAKENQEMATDYFNSCSSRGLLLPFLRLGASNDCEMNPVSPNESIHQNSGFLSSTTTSLSDDRDRNSSADSIQKKNNSCNVSISVIEGSISNSPDTPTSKKEGESIDEKESEKSDDSEKKVGKFGQVFSAPLGNMNMNMNLEAEQSAMQKQIVDMYMRSMQQFTESLARMKLPMEIDKSERKDQDCGDVIQNHESSNNNNIISEIDDVSNNSKKKKDGSRVFYGSRAFF, encoded by the coding sequence ATGGCGAATCATGCGGCCGACGATGATAACGAAGAAGAAGATGAGGCTGGTGAGTTCTCTGGGGTTTTAGAGATCTTTGTTCACCATGCAAGAAACATTCACAACATATGCATCTATGATAACCAAGATGTGTATGCAAAATTCTCTTTCACATACAACCCTGATGAGACTTCATCCACAAGAATCATCAATGGAGGTGGAAAGAATCCAACATTCAATGAGAATCTAAGGATGAAGATCTCCAATGTTGATGATGCAGTTCTAAAGTGTGAGATTTGGATGTTTAGTAGAGCAAGGAATCACTTGGAGGATCAGCTTCTTGGATTCTCTTTGGTTCCAATTTCTCAAGTTCTTATTGGAAAAGGAAAAGTGACTCAAGATTATAGCCTCTCTTCCACTGATCTTTTCCATTCACCTGCTGGAACAGTTCAATTGACACTCTCCTTAGACACAAACAATTCTAATTTTGATTTGATATCATCCGAATCTGCGAAAACCTCTTCAATTTCTTCAGAAGTGGTGTTGCTTGACAGAAAAGTAACAGAGGTTATGGTTGATCCGGTTGAGTATTCGAGGATTGTGTTTCCTGATATTGGCGTGGCGAAGGAGAATCAAGAAATGGCAACTGATTACTTCAATTCTTGCTCTTCTAGAGGGCTGCTACTGCCATTCCTTCGTCTCGGCGCATCCAATGACTGTGAAATGAATCCTGTTTCTCCAAATGagagtattcatcagaactcaGGTTTCTTAAGCTCCACAACTACAAGCCTAAGTGATGATAGAGATAGAAACTCGTCCGCAGATTCGATTCAGAAAAAGAATAATTCTTGCAATGTTTCAATCAGTGTTATAGAAGGCAGTATTAGTAACTCTCCAGATACACCAACTTCCAAGAAAGAAGGCGAATCCATAGACGAAAAAGAAAGCGAAAAGAGTGATGATAGTGAGAAGAAAGTTGGGAAATTTGGTCAAGTTTTTTCAGCTCCATTAGGGAACATGAACATGAATATGAATTTGGAAGCTGAACAATCTGCAATGCAGAAACAAATAGTGGATATGTATATGAGAAGCATGCAACAATTCACAGAATCCTTAGCAAGAATGAAGCTACCTATGGAAATTGACAAATCTGAAAGAAAAGATCAAGATTGTGGTGATGTGATTCAGAATCATGAAAGCAGCAATAACAACAACATCATATCAGAAATTGATGATGTTAGTAATAATAGTAAGAAGAAAAAAGATGGATCAAGAGTGTTTTATGGTAGCAGGGCATTCTTCTAA
- the LOC112702102 gene encoding uncharacterized protein, with protein MSALLNNDLNELSLKPQIQSETGSECEEEIRGVEGGGGNHVHREGLCAICLDKILLQDTALVKGCEHAYCVTCILRWATYRERVTCPQCKHPFDFLFVHRSLDGSIQDYMFEESVCLLLRAAWFQPLKVENHVEHEDAYDPIEDFYQYQYDYEYDDEDDDDLDEVYYGSSSSLRIGNRRWGDNGYVRSGRLEARPVPRSNFQDPGGASSSSRQPKKKEAAEKVATGRRAKRALKREAADKAAAAKHQQHLVRLGRK; from the exons ATGTCTGCTCTTCTCAACAACGATCTTAACGAACTTTCCCTCAAGCCCCAG attCAGAGTGAAACAGGAAGTGAATGTGAAGAGGAGATTCGTGGGGTGGAAGGAGGTGGCGGGAACCATGTTCATCGTGAAGGTCTGTGCGCCATTTGCTTGGACAAGATTCTGCTTCAGGATACTGCTCTTGTAAAAGGTTGCGAGCATGCATACTG CGTGACGTGCATCCTTCGCTGGGCTACTTACAGAGAGAGAGTTACCTGCCCTCAGTGTAAACATCCATTCGACTTCCTCTTTGTCCATCGCTCGCTTGATGGCAG CATCCAGGACTACATGTTCGAGGAGAGTGTTTGCCTACTACTTAGGGCTGCATGGTTTCAACCTCTGAAGGTCGAAAATCACGTGGAGCATGAAGATGCCTACGATCCTATTGAAGATTTTTATCAATATCAATATGATTATGAGTatgatgacgaggatgatgatgatcTAGATGAAGTTTACTATGGTAGCTCATCAAGTCTTCGCATTGGTAACCGGAGATGGGGAGACAATGGTTATGTCAGATCTGGGCGGCTCGAAGCAAGGCCAGTCCCGCGATCAAACTTCCAGGATCCAGGAGGCGCAAGTTCATCATCTCGCCAGCCAAAAAAGAAAGAGGCAGCTGAAAAAGTCGCAACAGGTAGACGGGCTAAAAGGGCATTGAAGCGGGAGGCTGCTGATAAGGCAGCAGCGGCAAAGCATCAGCAGCATCTAGTGAGGTTGGGCAGGAAGTAG